In Pseudomonas sp. FP1742, the DNA window GCAGGGTCAGGCAGACGGTGCGCTGGATATTTTCCATAGCGATGAACGCGAAGCGACTCTGCTCTACCCCAGCGAACCGCTCTCGCAAGTGGAATTCGTGATGTTCTACGCCAACGAGCGACCGTTCCCGTTTCGCACCCTGGAGGATCTGAAAGGCCTGACCATCGGCACCTCGCCGGGCTACCTGTACAGCAAGGACTTCAGCGAATCGAGGCTGTTCACCCAGGAGCCCGCGCCCACTCATGAAGCCAACTTCGGCAAACTGGTACGCGGGCGGATCGACCTGCTGATCACCGATCGCCGGGTCGGCCAGTACTTGCTCGATCAACTGAACATCCGCGACAAGATCACCGAGAACCCGACCGTCATCAGCCAGCAGAGCCAGTATCTGGCGGTACGCCGCAATGCCGGGATGGATT includes these proteins:
- a CDS encoding ABC transporter substrate-binding protein: MPLIAQLLTVLLFTCLSFTARGEKLRIVTEPWAPYVYEENGTALGLDYETTAIVFKRLGIDVEWQFLPWKRCLSMLEQGQADGALDIFHSDEREATLLYPSEPLSQVEFVMFYANERPFPFRTLEDLKGLTIGTSPGYLYSKDFSESRLFTQEPAPTHEANFGKLVRGRIDLLITDRRVGQYLLDQLNIRDKITENPTVISQQSQYLAVRRNAGMDLLVQRFGAELKRFKREPAYAELSARYGAGPATEARGAHATATGEKTVEQQESGAQ